The following are encoded in a window of Solidesulfovibrio magneticus RS-1 genomic DNA:
- a CDS encoding nucleoside deaminase, with product MALVPAKRFNAALGELPAPPPGWPDFEAVMALALAEARAAAAVGETPVGAVLLSAAGELLARAGNAPITTNDPTAHAEMRVLRQAAAKVGNYRLPGTILAVTLEPCLMCLGAMIHARVGLLVYGATDPRCGVVDSRLPGPDLPFFNHRFNVVSGIRAEECGGILRNFFREKRRGGAG from the coding sequence ATGGCTCTCGTTCCCGCCAAACGCTTCAACGCCGCTTTAGGCGAATTGCCCGCCCCGCCGCCGGGCTGGCCGGATTTCGAGGCAGTGATGGCCCTGGCCCTGGCCGAGGCCCGGGCAGCGGCGGCCGTGGGCGAGACGCCGGTTGGCGCGGTCCTGCTCTCTGCCGCGGGCGAACTGCTGGCCCGGGCCGGCAATGCGCCCATCACCACAAACGATCCCACGGCCCACGCCGAAATGCGGGTCTTGCGCCAGGCGGCGGCCAAGGTCGGCAACTACCGGCTGCCGGGCACGATCCTGGCCGTGACCCTGGAGCCGTGCCTCATGTGCCTGGGGGCCATGATCCACGCCCGGGTGGGGCTGCTCGTCTACGGCGCGACGGACCCGCGTTGCGGGGTCGTCGACTCCCGGCTCCCCGGCCCGGATCTGCCTTTTTTCAACCACCGTTTCAACGTGGTGTCCGGGATCAGGGCCGAAGAATGCGGCGGGATTTTGCGGAATTTCTTTCGGGAAAAGCGGCGCGGCGGCGCGGGTTGA
- a CDS encoding KdsC family phosphatase, protein MPEDAKLAIARARDVELLVLDVDGVMTDGGIYVDARGEVTKRFHVHDGLGIKAAQAAGLAVAVVSGLDSPAVAARMRELGIEEYHPGHYRKVAVLEGILARAGLAPHQAAFLGDDWVDAGPMELVGLPMAVADAQPEILDLALWVSRRGGGQGAVREAVRYILAAKGRLEAAYQWFLG, encoded by the coding sequence ATGCCTGAAGACGCCAAGCTGGCCATTGCGCGCGCCCGGGACGTGGAGTTGCTGGTGCTCGACGTCGATGGCGTCATGACCGACGGCGGCATCTACGTCGATGCCCGGGGCGAGGTGACCAAGCGTTTTCATGTCCACGACGGTTTAGGCATCAAGGCGGCCCAGGCGGCGGGGCTGGCCGTGGCGGTCGTCAGCGGCCTGGACAGCCCGGCCGTGGCCGCCCGGATGCGGGAACTGGGCATTGAGGAATACCACCCCGGCCACTACCGCAAGGTGGCCGTGCTGGAAGGCATCCTGGCCCGGGCCGGGCTGGCCCCGCATCAGGCCGCCTTTCTCGGCGACGATTGGGTGGACGCCGGCCCCATGGAGCTGGTCGGTCTGCCCATGGCTGTGGCCGACGCCCAGCCCGAAATCCTCGATCTGGCCTTGTGGGTGTCGCGGCGCGGAGGCGGGCAGGGCGCCGTGCGCGAGGCCGTGCGCTACATTTTGGCCGCCAAGGGCCGTCTGGAGGCGGCCTACCAGTGGTTCCTCGGCTGA
- a CDS encoding B12-binding domain-containing radical SAM protein, with protein sequence MAIRKKVLLFNPPPNPDTGAQLHLESLGLGYVAAAVRRELGKSHDVTLWDCSLVDKAMDHVPEVLDAVAPDYVGLSLSAMNAGQGVTLAAQVRKRHPRAKILIGGILASSLPTEELACYSPDAILRGEGEALVPQALALLDDTASGDVLELVQEQALDVDALAWPARDMLPWQLKMHAQASVAASRGCPYRCSFCSIPKAGPIRKWRPRDIDDVVDEMRFLYKTYNIAHFYFVDDNFILNSKPSFLRAERFAKLVRDKLPCIRFGFMCRSSAIDKRLLKVLKSAGLAGVFLGIESFSQAVLDRYNKKETVEEHIRAIAILNDLGITINPGFIFFDPWTSASEMRQTISVMKEIDFPSLQSINSKLTCYRGTAIEQQLRELEQPETRLGICGYAVKEVQTAIIMEQCCDIFQKQLLSDSDYVDYQHCQYVLGSLQPFFLNTPQESLFLLHYAQCKTLWKAGDMAVLQRIDDYLRGASAPGASAGAVLDAHSRERWRKGNACAKLSFALAQPHLVRAVATGSAEEARLAVLAFSVPGGHLNMAGLLDQPGANGGINDVVIAQALGYAWDAGFLNGYLGRLVRDKNVEALVALVESACLTFNFAVIEAVERCLEETGIPAGEFLAASLGQARQLFRSSYPEFILAQAQAPASVASRARTTEPMVNSWPAD encoded by the coding sequence ATGGCCATTCGCAAAAAGGTGTTGCTGTTCAATCCGCCGCCCAATCCTGATACCGGGGCTCAGTTGCACCTTGAAAGTCTCGGCCTGGGCTATGTCGCCGCCGCCGTGCGTCGGGAGCTGGGCAAGAGCCATGACGTGACGCTTTGGGACTGCAGCCTCGTGGACAAGGCCATGGACCATGTTCCAGAAGTGCTCGACGCCGTCGCGCCGGATTACGTCGGTCTGAGCCTTTCGGCCATGAACGCCGGGCAAGGCGTGACCCTGGCCGCCCAGGTCCGCAAGCGCCATCCCCGGGCCAAGATCCTGATCGGCGGCATTCTGGCTTCTTCCCTGCCGACTGAGGAATTGGCTTGCTACAGCCCGGATGCGATCCTTCGGGGGGAAGGCGAAGCGCTTGTCCCGCAGGCGTTGGCCTTGCTTGATGACACCGCGTCTGGCGACGTGTTGGAGCTTGTCCAGGAGCAAGCCCTTGATGTGGACGCTCTTGCCTGGCCCGCCCGGGACATGTTGCCCTGGCAGCTCAAGATGCATGCCCAGGCCAGCGTCGCCGCTTCGCGCGGTTGTCCGTACCGATGCAGTTTTTGCAGTATCCCCAAAGCCGGTCCCATCAGAAAATGGCGGCCCCGGGACATCGACGACGTGGTCGATGAGATGCGTTTTCTCTATAAGACATACAACATCGCCCACTTCTATTTCGTTGACGACAATTTCATCCTCAACTCCAAACCTTCCTTTCTGCGGGCCGAACGCTTCGCCAAGCTTGTGCGGGACAAACTGCCTTGCATCCGCTTTGGATTTATGTGTCGATCCTCAGCCATCGACAAGCGACTGCTCAAGGTCCTGAAATCCGCCGGCCTAGCTGGTGTTTTTCTTGGTATAGAATCGTTTTCCCAGGCTGTCCTCGATCGCTATAACAAGAAGGAGACCGTTGAGGAGCACATACGGGCCATTGCCATCCTCAACGATCTGGGCATCACCATCAATCCTGGTTTTATTTTCTTCGATCCCTGGACCAGCGCTTCCGAGATGCGGCAGACGATAAGCGTCATGAAGGAAATTGATTTTCCATCACTGCAATCCATCAATTCCAAATTGACCTGCTATCGCGGAACGGCCATCGAACAACAGCTGAGAGAACTGGAGCAGCCAGAAACACGTTTGGGTATTTGCGGCTATGCCGTCAAGGAAGTGCAAACTGCAATAATTATGGAGCAATGTTGCGACATATTTCAAAAACAACTGCTTTCGGATTCTGATTATGTCGATTACCAACATTGTCAGTATGTGTTGGGATCTTTGCAGCCGTTTTTTCTCAATACGCCCCAGGAGTCGCTTTTTTTATTGCATTATGCGCAATGCAAAACGCTGTGGAAGGCCGGAGACATGGCCGTTTTGCAACGGATAGACGACTATTTGCGCGGTGCGAGCGCTCCGGGAGCATCCGCTGGCGCGGTGCTGGACGCCCACTCCCGGGAGCGCTGGCGCAAGGGCAATGCCTGCGCCAAGCTGTCTTTCGCCCTGGCGCAACCGCATCTGGTCCGCGCCGTGGCCACCGGCAGCGCCGAGGAGGCCCGGCTGGCCGTACTGGCCTTCAGTGTGCCCGGCGGCCACCTCAACATGGCCGGCCTGCTCGATCAGCCCGGCGCAAACGGCGGGATAAACGACGTCGTCATCGCCCAGGCCCTGGGGTACGCCTGGGACGCCGGCTTCTTGAACGGCTATCTGGGACGGCTGGTGCGCGACAAGAACGTCGAGGCCCTTGTGGCCCTCGTGGAGTCGGCCTGCCTGACGTTCAACTTTGCCGTCATTGAAGCGGTGGAGCGCTGCCTGGAGGAAACGGGCATCCCAGCCGGCGAATTCCTGGCGGCCAGCCTGGGGCAGGCCAGACAACTGTTTCGCTCCAGCTATCCCGAGTTTATTTTGGCCCAGGCCCAAGCGCCGGCGTCGGTCGCCTCAAGGGCAAGGACGACGGAACCCATGGTCAACTCCTGGCCAGCCGATTAA
- a CDS encoding acyltransferase family protein, with the protein MPTPAIPRLSSVDTLRGLAIAAMIVVNNPGDRRFVYPQLLHAQWHGLTLADVVFPLFLFLVGVCVALAIDPDKPRDAEARARLWRKILPRAAVLFALGLGENAYLRLSFDELRLPGVLQRIAVVYLAAAWLQSRLSSRALAVVGAVTLLGYWLLLAAVPVPGHGHPSLAMEPNLQGWLDQLVLGRHIWKFHTSWDPEGILSTFPAIALGLIGVLAGRWLRRGGDRPGRAGLLGLLLIAIGLAWDAVFPLNKSLCTSSFVLLTGGLGLAMLAVAHAVLDGRPPAAWARPLGILGRNPLFLYVTASFLAASLRHVRFADAAGQTVNLQKALYLALFGFLPPGPFPSLCWGLAMLTIMYLLALALHVRGIVIRL; encoded by the coding sequence ATGCCCACCCCAGCCATTCCCCGATTGTCGTCCGTGGACACCCTGCGCGGCCTGGCTATCGCCGCCATGATCGTGGTCAACAATCCCGGTGACCGGCGCTTCGTTTATCCCCAACTGCTCCACGCCCAATGGCACGGGCTGACCCTGGCCGACGTGGTTTTCCCGCTCTTTCTCTTCCTGGTCGGCGTGTGCGTCGCCTTGGCCATCGACCCCGATAAGCCCCGCGACGCCGAGGCGCGTGCCCGCCTCTGGCGCAAAATCCTCCCGCGCGCCGCCGTGCTGTTTGCCCTGGGGCTGGGAGAAAATGCCTACCTGCGCCTGAGCTTCGACGAACTGCGCCTCCCGGGGGTGCTCCAGCGCATCGCCGTGGTCTATCTCGCCGCCGCCTGGCTCCAGTCTCGCCTGTCCAGCCGCGCCCTTGCCGTCGTCGGCGCCGTGACGCTGCTTGGCTACTGGCTGCTGCTGGCCGCCGTGCCGGTGCCCGGCCACGGCCACCCGTCCCTGGCCATGGAACCCAACCTCCAAGGCTGGCTCGACCAGCTCGTCCTTGGCCGGCACATCTGGAAATTCCACACGAGCTGGGACCCGGAGGGCATTCTGTCCACCTTCCCGGCCATCGCCCTGGGGCTTATCGGCGTGCTGGCCGGCCGCTGGCTGCGCCGGGGCGGCGACCGGCCGGGGCGCGCCGGCCTGCTCGGACTGCTCCTGATCGCCATCGGCCTGGCCTGGGACGCCGTTTTCCCCCTCAACAAGTCCCTGTGCACGAGTTCCTTCGTGCTCCTTACCGGCGGCCTGGGCCTCGCTATGCTGGCTGTCGCCCACGCCGTCCTCGACGGCCGGCCCCCGGCCGCCTGGGCGCGGCCGCTGGGCATCCTCGGCCGCAACCCCCTTTTCCTCTACGTCACGGCCTCGTTTCTGGCCGCCAGCCTGCGCCATGTGCGGTTCGCCGACGCCGCCGGCCAGACCGTCAACCTGCAAAAGGCGCTTTATCTGGCCCTGTTCGGTTTCCTGCCGCCCGGCCCTTTTCCCTCCCTGTGCTGGGGGTTGGCCATGTTGACGATCATGTACCTGCTGGCCCTGGCCCTTCATGTCAGGGGCATCGTCATCCGGCTCTGA
- a CDS encoding putative sulfate exporter family transporter: MSQKTGLTEDKVALLVGASVFILAFCNVFGLDLLGWVVKPNIWTSLDKVLSPATAAYKALPGIASLCITYVALTGVLTLGVKLLGADTKEFFKAFTIVFFVTFICYAAGHYAQIAATPDTLKKFNIPWSLGLTGEAGFIIALLAGIFVGNFMPGTADKLKAACRPEMFVKIAIVIMGSELGVKAADAMGLASSIIFRGLCAIVEAYLIYWAVVYYVSRKYFKFSREWAAPLASGISICGVSAAIATGGAIRARPVVPIMVSSLVVVFTCVEMVILPFVAQWWLTGEPMVAGGWMGLAVKSDGGAIASGAIADALIRAKALSDYGIKYQEGWIVMVTTTVKIFIDVFIGIWSFILAYIWCTKFERCPGQRMRFSEVWNRFPRFVLGYILTFLILLVLCANSAEGMKLGKNMVGALNALRVIFFSLTFFTIGVVSNFKKLWEEGIGRLAAVYVVCLFGFIIWVGLFISWLFFSGVKPPLAS; encoded by the coding sequence ATGAGCCAGAAGACAGGACTCACCGAAGACAAGGTCGCACTCCTTGTCGGGGCCAGCGTGTTCATCCTGGCCTTTTGCAACGTGTTTGGGCTGGACTTGCTCGGTTGGGTGGTCAAGCCCAACATCTGGACGTCGCTGGACAAGGTGCTTTCGCCGGCCACGGCCGCCTACAAGGCACTCCCCGGCATCGCTTCGCTGTGCATCACCTATGTGGCCCTGACCGGCGTCCTGACGCTCGGCGTCAAACTGCTTGGCGCGGACACCAAGGAATTCTTCAAGGCCTTCACCATCGTCTTTTTCGTCACCTTCATCTGTTACGCGGCCGGGCACTACGCCCAAATCGCCGCCACGCCGGACACGCTCAAGAAGTTCAATATCCCATGGTCCCTGGGTCTCACCGGCGAAGCCGGCTTCATCATAGCGCTTCTGGCCGGCATCTTTGTCGGCAACTTCATGCCGGGCACGGCCGACAAGCTCAAGGCCGCCTGCCGCCCGGAAATGTTCGTGAAAATCGCCATCGTCATCATGGGCTCGGAACTTGGCGTCAAGGCCGCCGACGCCATGGGCCTGGCCTCTTCCATCATCTTCCGGGGCCTTTGCGCCATCGTCGAGGCCTACCTGATCTACTGGGCCGTGGTCTATTACGTGTCGCGCAAGTACTTCAAGTTCAGCCGCGAATGGGCCGCGCCCCTGGCCTCGGGCATCTCCATCTGCGGCGTGTCCGCCGCCATCGCCACCGGCGGCGCCATCCGGGCCCGCCCGGTCGTGCCCATCATGGTCTCCTCCCTTGTTGTGGTGTTTACCTGCGTGGAAATGGTCATCCTGCCCTTTGTGGCCCAGTGGTGGCTGACCGGCGAACCCATGGTGGCCGGCGGCTGGATGGGCCTGGCCGTCAAGTCCGACGGCGGAGCCATCGCCAGCGGGGCCATCGCCGACGCGCTCATCCGGGCCAAGGCGCTGTCCGACTACGGCATCAAGTATCAGGAAGGCTGGATCGTCATGGTGACCACCACCGTGAAGATCTTCATCGACGTGTTCATCGGCATCTGGTCCTTTATCCTGGCCTACATCTGGTGCACCAAGTTCGAGCGCTGCCCGGGCCAGCGCATGCGCTTCTCCGAAGTCTGGAACCGTTTCCCCCGCTTTGTTCTGGGCTACATCCTCACCTTCCTCATCCTGCTCGTCCTGTGCGCCAATTCCGCCGAAGGCATGAAGCTCGGCAAGAACATGGTGGGCGCGCTCAACGCACTGCGCGTCATCTTCTTCTCCCTGACCTTTTTCACCATCGGCGTGGTCTCCAACTTCAAGAAGCTCTGGGAAGAAGGCATCGGCCGGCTGGCCGCCGTCTACGTGGTCTGCCTGTTCGGCTTCATCATCTGGGTGGGCCTTTTCATCTCCTGGCTCTTCTTCAGCGGCGTCAAGCCCCCCCTGGCCAGCTAA
- a CDS encoding phosphoribosylformylglycinamidine synthase subunit PurQ, which produces MPQVRTLVITGFGSNCEVESAHAARMAGSDVTDIVFFSDIVAGRTRIDAYNFLIFPGGFLDGDDLGAAQAAAVRWKHAQTAAGEPLLDQLRAFFDADGLILGICNGFQLLVKLGLLPALGGAYFARQVSLANNDSARFEDRWVTLCANPQSPCVFTKGLSVIDLPVRHGEGKLVPMEPAVLDELMASGAVALQYADPATGAVTMDYPANPNGSPQAIAGLTDPTGRILGLMPHPEAFNHPTNHPDYTRGARPTLGTALFENAVAFLRAGA; this is translated from the coding sequence ATGCCTCAGGTGCGCACCCTCGTGATCACCGGTTTCGGCTCCAACTGCGAGGTCGAATCGGCCCATGCCGCCCGCATGGCCGGGTCCGATGTTACCGACATCGTGTTCTTTTCCGACATCGTGGCCGGCCGGACACGGATCGACGCCTACAATTTTTTGATCTTTCCCGGCGGATTTCTCGACGGCGACGATCTCGGCGCGGCCCAGGCCGCGGCCGTGCGCTGGAAACATGCCCAAACCGCTGCGGGCGAGCCGCTGCTGGACCAGTTGCGCGCCTTTTTTGACGCCGACGGCCTTATCCTCGGCATCTGCAACGGCTTTCAGCTTCTCGTCAAGCTCGGCCTGCTGCCGGCTCTCGGCGGGGCTTACTTCGCCCGCCAGGTGAGCCTGGCCAATAACGACTCGGCCCGCTTCGAGGACCGCTGGGTGACGCTTTGCGCCAACCCGCAAAGCCCGTGCGTGTTCACCAAGGGGCTTTCGGTCATCGACCTGCCCGTGCGCCACGGCGAGGGCAAGCTCGTGCCCATGGAACCGGCCGTTCTCGACGAGCTCATGGCCAGCGGCGCGGTGGCCCTGCAATACGCCGACCCGGCCACGGGCGCGGTCACCATGGACTATCCGGCCAACCCCAACGGTTCGCCCCAGGCCATCGCCGGACTGACCGACCCCACGGGCCGCATCCTCGGACTCATGCCCCATCCCGAGGCCTTCAACCATCCGACCAACCACCCCGATTACACCCGAGGCGCGCGCCCGACCCTGGGCACGGCCCTTTTTGAAAACGCCGTGGCTTTCCTGCGCGCAGGGGCCTGA
- a CDS encoding CTP synthase → MKTKFIFVTGGVLSSLGKGLAAASIGALLQARGLKVTIQKLDPYINVDPGTMNPFQHGEVYVTDDGAETDLDLGHYERYLGVPMSQNNNFTSGRIYFSVIQKERRGDYLGGTVQVIPHITDEIKRSILGVATDEDVAIIEIGGTVGDIEGQPFLEAIRQLRMELGKENALYIHLTLVPYLRTAGEVKTKPTQHSVKELRSIGIQPDIIICRSEVDLARDIKQKIALFCDVDADAVFTAVDVKSIYELPLRLYGEGVDQKIAILLRLPAKNAELEPWRDLMYRLENPVGTVSIAIVGKYVDLKEAYKSLHESLVHGGVHAGVSVNFVYVNSEELTRENVAATLSGIDGILVPGGFGSRGVEGKIASIEYARTKKIPFFGICLGMQCAVIEYARNVLGLDGANSEEFDLTTQHPVIYLMREWYDFRTQTIEHRDPTSDKGGTMRLGAYPCVVAPGTKAAAAYGASEISERHRHRYEFNKAYAGNFEEAGLVLSGLSPDGELVEMVELPDHPWFLGCQFHPEFKSSPMRPHPLFREFVAAAKRHKG, encoded by the coding sequence ATGAAGACCAAGTTTATTTTCGTTACGGGAGGGGTGCTGTCCTCCCTGGGCAAAGGACTCGCCGCCGCCTCCATCGGCGCGCTGCTCCAGGCCCGGGGACTCAAGGTCACCATCCAGAAGCTCGATCCCTACATCAATGTCGATCCCGGCACCATGAACCCGTTCCAGCACGGCGAAGTGTACGTCACCGACGACGGGGCCGAAACCGACCTCGACCTCGGGCACTACGAGCGCTACCTCGGCGTGCCCATGAGCCAGAACAACAACTTCACCTCCGGGCGCATCTATTTCAGCGTCATCCAGAAAGAGCGCCGGGGCGACTACCTGGGCGGCACCGTCCAGGTGATTCCCCACATTACCGACGAGATCAAGCGCTCGATCCTGGGTGTCGCCACCGACGAGGACGTGGCCATCATCGAAATCGGCGGCACGGTCGGCGACATCGAGGGCCAGCCCTTCCTGGAGGCCATCCGCCAGCTGCGAATGGAACTCGGCAAGGAAAACGCGCTCTACATCCACCTGACGCTGGTGCCCTACCTGCGCACGGCCGGCGAGGTCAAAACCAAGCCCACCCAGCATAGCGTCAAGGAACTGCGCTCCATCGGCATCCAGCCCGACATCATCATCTGCCGCAGCGAAGTGGATCTGGCCCGGGACATCAAGCAGAAGATCGCGCTTTTCTGCGACGTCGACGCCGACGCCGTGTTCACGGCCGTGGACGTCAAGAGCATCTACGAGTTGCCGCTTCGCCTCTACGGCGAGGGCGTGGACCAGAAGATCGCCATTTTACTGCGCCTGCCGGCCAAAAACGCCGAACTCGAACCCTGGCGCGACCTCATGTACCGCCTGGAAAACCCGGTCGGTACGGTGTCCATCGCCATCGTCGGCAAGTACGTGGACCTCAAGGAGGCCTACAAGAGCCTTCACGAATCCCTGGTCCACGGCGGCGTCCACGCCGGGGTGTCGGTCAATTTCGTTTACGTCAACTCCGAGGAGCTGACCCGGGAAAACGTGGCCGCCACGCTTTCGGGCATTGACGGCATCCTCGTTCCCGGCGGTTTCGGCTCGCGCGGGGTGGAAGGCAAGATCGCCTCCATCGAATACGCCCGCACCAAGAAGATCCCCTTCTTCGGCATCTGCCTGGGCATGCAGTGCGCGGTCATCGAATACGCCCGCAACGTGCTGGGCCTTGACGGGGCCAACTCCGAGGAGTTCGACCTGACCACGCAACATCCGGTCATCTACCTCATGCGCGAGTGGTACGACTTCCGCACCCAGACCATCGAGCACCGCGACCCGACCAGCGACAAGGGCGGCACCATGCGCCTGGGCGCCTATCCCTGCGTGGTCGCGCCGGGCACCAAGGCGGCCGCCGCCTACGGCGCGTCGGAAATCTCCGAGCGCCACCGCCACCGCTACGAGTTCAACAAGGCCTACGCCGGCAATTTTGAGGAAGCCGGCTTGGTCTTAAGCGGCCTGTCCCCGGACGGCGAACTGGTCGAGATGGTGGAGCTGCCCGACCATCCCTGGTTCCTGGGCTGCCAGTTCCATCCCGAATTCAAAAGCAGCCCCATGCGTCCGCATCCGCTGTTCCGCGAGTTCGTGGCCGCGGCCAAGCGGCACAAGGGCTAG